TCGACAATCAGTATATGTGGATTACTACTACTCATACTTTTTAAAATATGTCACAACTCCATCATATAAGCACAGCGATATGACAAATTTGTTACAACGAGCGTGGCAGCATAACCTCGTTAATCGACACTGTCGTTTAACAATTCACGCTCGTCAGCCAAACCAGCGCCGTTGCAGATTCTTGTGTTGGATGATCGTGGTAGCGATCTCCTCAACCGACATCGCGCTGGTGTTGATAAACGGTATACCCTCGTGGCGAAACAGGGTTTCCACCTTCCTGACTTCGTGTTCACATTGTCTCAGCGAGGCATACTCGCTATCTGGGCGGCGTTCCTGTCGAATTTGCCGCAGGCGTTCCGGGAGAATGCTCAGACCAAAAAGCTTCTGTTTGTGTTCTTTCAGCACCTGCGGCAACCCGTCGTTGCCGAGATCATCT
The sequence above is a segment of the Acidiferrobacteraceae bacterium genome. Coding sequences within it:
- a CDS encoding kinase/pyrophosphorylase, with the translated sequence DDLGNDGLPQVLKEHKQKLFGLSILPERLRQIRQERRPDSEYASLRQCEHEVRKVETLFRHEGIPFINTSAMSVEEIATTIIQHKNLQRRWFG